The genome window CTTGGTTGTttctttctacttctaaaatttttgctattgtttgtaaatgtaaagctatagaacgatatttttggtgttgttgtttttcaagtttataaaagatctagggttgtgacttccacctaggtggttacctaacgggttgtgggctttagggcATATTTCGTTGGTCagggtgtaatatagcaatcaacacgcgattacccactcgatacctcttggtagttagagtggttttgcccaatttggctttctcaagtccaaatgggtaattcacaaaacCGTAGTTATATGCTCAAGTCGgatcttactatctctagattcaaccctttaattggggctatcaatttcttgagttcaccccaatttcttgttagccaagatttcctagacttagtctctctttctcaagtagagactaagtcaattagacATGAATCAacgtttgcaaccattaattctcaaattcaagcaagaactaggctaaatatcatacacccaacCTTAAACAAAAACACCCATTAAGTATCCACACTaaggttgagtcacaaccctagctagaattTAGTTACTCATaggcaaaaatgaagaaactaaggaagaaaataagattaaactaataatagatgataaagggatgaaaatccaatgttaaaatgataaactaatacaaAGTTTCCCAAAGCATTAAAGGAAAAATGATTATCTACTTTCtggtgttcaaacttgacctaaatttgacaaaaagaactatttatacacagctgaaattatcggacaaaattgcccctgcagaggttctgcggccgcacaattctgtgtgcggtccgcactttgaagctgggcttgacaggatggacttctgcggccgcacgtCTTCAGATTCTATGGACcgtacatttctgagtgcggccgcactcttgaatttgagcttgacaggagggacttctgcggaccgcacatttctgagtgcagccgcactcttgaattctgtggccgcacaataatagtgcggtccgtaCTTCTTCATGGACTCAGAATTCCATCTCTTTGAacctcatcttctgcggccgtacaattattgtgcggcccgCACTTTGCAAAGGAATTCTGTCAGAGGTCCTTCATAGTCTGCGACCGCACTCaatattgtgtggtccgcactttgctctttttttgcttggttttagtccttgtccaaacatagtccttcttgagttgaatttcatcgttTTGGCTCTTTTTTCAATGCTCatgcaagtaagcacattttatcagttttcgggaatacctttaagcagttttgagctaaaactaaagtaaaagagtgcaaataagtagtcaaaatccctacttatcacctAACAAGTCACGGTCtcgatcctcgtcgatgctcgagaatggagCCTTACTAGCCCGACGGGCAAGTTTTATTAGtccccctcgatagagtcggggactgtacagacgcatgagatgatcgatggtgaaagGACACCTTTCGATTTTGTTTACGAAGAAGCGGAGAATAATTACTATCATCTAGAAAAAGGGATGAATTTGACCTAGGGTCAtctcgtacctcttacagaagtgatgatgaccggatccaaagggcccaacgtgaagggataaatGTAAATACTTAAAAAAAACCTTCACATGGGTAGTAATCGCTTCCTTGTGCAAAGGAACCACTACGTGCTTATCAGCCTAGTTGCAGTCTTCATTGACCTTGGAGAGGAAGTTGTCGGTgatgagcatatatatctcgagaccggTACACACCGACACGGTACCTAGGAAGTTTTCTCGACCTTGAAATCGGCACTGATTGGGCACCCCGTAGGAACAAACATCTTCAGAGGAGGTTTCGGTGTCGGTTCCTCAGTAGCAGCAGATAAAACGTTTTCCTCTACATTCGGTCGCGAGGCAGAGGGACTTTCTTTTTGGGGAATGGACtttgaagtcttcgccatttcttTGATATGTGAAGGAAAGAGAGGAAATTTAAAGATTAAGTTTGATGGTAAAAACAAATCTAAAGTTCTTGTGAAAAGATTTCAGAATAGCCAAAGAGTAAATACTCGAAAAGTATTGAAATTTCTAAGAAACAAGAGTAGAGaagatttggatgtaaaaagTTTGAATGAACGAAGAAGGAGATATTTATAGTTCCCAAATGACGGTTCAAAGCCGTAAGTGGCCGACCAGCGCCTGACGAGCATTTAATGCCATGAAGATGTGACTGACAAGACGTTTTATTCAATTTGTCGTTTCTGACGAGGAACACCGAGGAGAGATATCGgaggctcatatcgtttctcatcgATTATTCtctgaaaaacgaggggactgtctgtatacggtcgaagtcGAGCTCGACTTCAACTTGGTAGATTAGGTTTGGAACATGGCGACCACGGACTGAAGATCGACCTTGAGTTTCACCAAGCTAGAACCCGAGGTCGGAAAACTTTGCCTtcgaggaaaattgagtccggtgtcgaccttagcctcgaacgAGCTCGAGGATAACTAACAGAAGACCAAACTATCCGCGACTGGACAGATATTACGGcaagaatctcggcacgtattaGTAAGGAACGGGTAATCAGCGAAttaagagatttttaccttttatagaaatgtacctagaataggactcctctactatataaaaggggtctgataattcattaagaacattgtaacacgcatccctaagcaatatattattatttttagctcTTATTTTCCCATCATTATGTTCCGGCATCGATTAAAGCATTTTTGACTCAGGGGTGATCGACCTTCAAGGCTAagattgttcaacttgtgtggtttgcatttaccttttcatcgtttatttcaatattaatttgatttctcattttgtatcaagttagatcacgtatccttaaaactacgtataaatttaattgttatccgattttgagggtaaacatatAGTACAATAACCTTCAATATTAGCattatggctgtccaacgggacgggacaaaattaacgggacgggacgacatttagccgagacggtggcgggacgggacgaaacggtagtcccatcccgtcccgctaacaaacgggatgggacgggacgggacgggacgggttcgcgggccttaagtgctgtttttaaaaaaaaatatttaagcattgagtttggcaacggctattcttttgacaatgactaagtttttaaagtttgcaacaactagtttttttaacttatttaataaacttaaaaattaaacggaaattagaaaactaagtaaagaattatcaaatattaaaacaaaagacctgtaatgaaatattctaataattataaatttataatagagttataatttatttaatataatttcaagccattaagtaactaagtaagagtgtaagacaatataaaaaaaaatcaacgcttagagccttttattttattaatagaactttcaaatctcacatacaaatataattcttttgaagagcatcTAATCtatgcagccaccttctaggaagggttctgtttgaactaagactcttagtagccaattacaaattatcatactaatatttgtaagctcctatataacttcgttataacttctataatttctctcggacattgttctggaattggcaatgttgattgatgttccatgagttccatgatgtcatcgctcccagtgctaagtatctcattgtattcttttttttccctagtggttaattttttaaaaccaagatttcttctttctgaattaatccaatctctgaataatacggaaatctctaggatgtcctccgctaatgaatgtctatgatcttcgatttgaaatcttgtcgcgctaaaagcactctctgatgctactgatgatgcttgaatagcaaggatatctcaggccattattgaaagtgttggaaaagtcttgccacgctccctccaccatgccaaaagttgttcgttgtcttcttcgtctttaatactttccaatccttgattaagataagaatcaagttcaccatcaatagaggaatcaaaacctgttatatcatccatatcttcccatagaacttctactctagacttagaactagaaggagcagtttcaccacATGTTGTtttcatagatttatatttatcaaacattgatctaacataagaatatatgttagcttggcagtcttcgagagatggttgttcattttcttgaattgctaaattctcataaattttacgaataAGTCtctttgcacctcttaattttaaagatgggttaagtatagtagaaattaaataaacttggggaatagggaaaaaatgctttttaaattttgaaattatttaattaatagccGGTGCATTagttggattagttttatacttaccaaatacaatagaaattccacaaatataccataatatttgtgtaatagtaggataatatataccaaaaaattattttgtagcataataaaaATTTTCTAAAATTTAGTAACCAATTGGAGCCGTTTCCCAACGActagaattcaaaaaaaaaaaaggacaagggacgggacgggacagacggaacgaaatgggacgggacaaacgggacgaaatggccatcccgtcccatcccgtgtcccgtttaacatgggcccatcccgtttagaattaagtgggacgggatgggacgggaccaggaggtcccgttggacagccttaaTTAGCATATCTTAGCAGCAACTCACTCTTTTGCCTCCAAGATTTGAATTCAATACCATAAGAGAAAGAAGTATGATTCCTTTTATGAACAATTAGCATGTTACAATAAATACAATCTCCTTACAATAAGACGAAATCCCTATTTAGATATCTCCTCGTGCACGGTCCTTCCCAGCTTTTAGCGGAGGGCTTATCATACTCATGGATTATGCGATTGCATTCACAATAACTCAAGTATGCTGGGTTTGCTTCCTCATTCTATATCTTGGTCAAGAAGGTGCTGTACAATTTCACCATCTGGCATGGATGGTGAAAGACATTGACATTTCGCAGCAAAAATTTTATCAAAACGAAAGACAGAAACTTCAACAACGATTAGTGGGATCCAGGCTGCAACCCAAACATCATCCCATGCTCGCTTACACTACCTGCAGATAATCGTCTCATTTTTTGCCATAGCCTCCTGGTTTTTCCTGTTCTGAAAGGACCTGAGCTTGAGTACCTCCTAAATGGACTGGAATCTTTCTTTCCAAATCTTGCTAATGGACTCAGTAAATCGGACATTGAGAGTCCCCTCTCAACATCCAGCTCACTGTCGGAGTTAGAGACCGGTGATCGAGGGTTCAAAAGTTGGCCCGAAGCTGTACTCATCCTAGCGTCCATGTCAATAGATAGATCATCTCGGCTACAACTTCGAGACACGAATTCTTTTGTCTGTTCACCTTCGCTGCACACCAACTTCAAAGCCTGGACGACCTCACCCATGAAAGGCCTGTGCGATACCTCTGGTTGAACACACATTGAAGCAATAGCAGCTACTTTTACAATGTCATCAAAAGGGAAATCAGGCCCCAAAGTAGAGTCCACGATCAACTCCAGACCACCACCTTCACTCGTTAGGAGTGGGCGTGCCCAAGCCACTAAATTCTCTTGACCAGGTGGTTGGGACATATCCACCGGCTTTCTTCCGGTTAGCAGCTCAAGTAGGACAACCCCATAGCTGTAAACATCACTCTTTACAAGGAGATGCCCCGTCATAGCATATTCTGGAGCTACATACCTGGTATAATAACAAAGTCAGAAATGTACATCTGAAGAATCAATTGTTAACACAGATGGTAGAGGTttacttatagtcaaatttcaaTGTCATCGACTATGTATTAACCCATATTCAGGGAAAATAACAAATAAGGCATTTACAAAAATTATACTGCAGGCAAGCAAACCAGCATGAAGCAGCTGACCTGCTCAATGCTTCAGGCCTTCGAATAGAAAGAATGGCGAGACGACTGgcctaatgaaaataagaatttaagtcgGCGAATATTTTACCCAAAAGTTCCCATGACTCGAGTGGATATGTGTCTGTTTTCTTCATCTAATGCAGCTCTAGCCAAACCAAAATCAGACACTTTTGGGGTGAAATCATGTTCCAGTAAGATGTTGCTAGATTTAAAATCCCTGTGTATGACACGGGGACTGGAATCTTCATGCAAATAGGCCAGGCCTCGGGCAGCACCAAGTGCTATTTTCATTCGGTCATGCCAATCAAGTGGAGAAATTTCCTTGTCAACACCTGAAAAACAGACAGTTTTAGCCAGTCTGAAATCTAAATACTACATGGCTTCACCCAAAAAGTTAGGAGGGACCCAAATGGAATATTACCATGAAGGTGAGATTCCACGCTGCCATTTGGCATGAGCTCATAAACTAAACAGCGACTGCGCTCCTCAATACATATGCCTATCAGCTTGACCAAGTTCCGATGATGGAGGCGGCTCAGCATCTCTACTTCAGCCAAAAATTCACGACCACCCTGCTGGTCGTCTCTCTTGAGGATTTTCACTGCCACTTTCATCCCATCATCAAGCACACCACTATAAACACGACCAAATCCCCCTTCACCTAGTACTCTTGCTTCATTGAAGTTGTCAGTTGCTCTCTCAATTTCAGTTGAGCTGAATGTTCTAGCTGAACCAGTATAAGCAGCAAAGCTAGAACTAAAGGATAATGAAGGAGAGTTCGGCCTGCTCCCAATCATGGAGGCTGCAATCCCTACAGTATGCATAAAGATCAGAAACTAATTCTGTAGGTCTTTATTACACAAGACTCATGAGAACCACAAATTTGTCCACATTTTAAATGTATATTAACTACTCAATTGATGTGCTTGGTTCACATGATAAAATTGTGAAGCTTAAAGGTTCCCTAAGGCACCCCATTAAGAGTTGACACTTCAAGATATTCCAGTCAAAAGACATTGGATGATTCACCATATTATCATTAAGAATTAACCAGTTAACTTGTTCTATATGCCATTTCATATATTTGGACATTCATTCCATTGTATGCTCAGGATAAGAAGTAAAAGAAACTGCATTGAGCAACACATAGCATATTCAAAACTACAACATGATTTTAATTTCCCCTAATATAGTATTTACCTGGAATGCTACAAAGGCATGATGATAAGGGAGGTTAGACTTCTGAATTTCACTGTTTGAATTTCTTTTTCGGCACGAATTAAGAGAACTTATGACAGGATAAGAACACTAGGCAAACCAGATTGCACTATATCATATACATGTAAAGAGAAGGATTTAACCTGATGACTTTGCAAGGGACGGTAATGTAGTTGGCGGAGTTGGGTCTGACTGACATCCGCGATCTCTATGTCTGAAAAGCAAAACCCATGCCGCGGCACAGCATAAAATAACTGCGACAGAGGCTGACAATACAATTACTGCTATGACACTCCGATTTGGCCCACTTTTGTGCCGTTGCCTGCTCACATCAACGCCAAGGGGATGTATGGTCCTTCCGTTATTATCACCAGGATATGGTCGGCTACCTATGGTATCAATGTCTGAAGCTGCTGAAGGAGGGGATGGAGGAAGACCTGTACATATAACAATTCTATTTAAGTACTCAGGACATAGCAAGTGGCATCAAGATGACATGAATGCATTAGGGATGATTCCGGTACCTGGATATTGCACATACAATACATCATAATCACCAAAGAGTGATGCTTTTATAAGAACTTGTTTGTGCCAGAATCTTTGAGATGTCAGAAATGCTGTAGTGTTATCAAATTTTTCTCCAAGGGGTACCAAATCAATAAGGACAATGGTCTTTTCTGGATACTGGCTGGCTGAATTTGCTCCCATAATACGGACTTGACTTGGATCTATAAATACACCAACAGCGATTTCTGTAGCCAGCTCCGAAACCAAAGGGAAGAAGGTGTAAAGTGCAACACTAAGGCGTAGTCCAACTCGCATGggcaagacacaaacacaaggtgcTTTTGGTGGACCATTTGTGAAAGGCTCCGCACAAGCCAATGATGCACAATCTGCAACATCAACATCATGGTTTGAAATCGTTAGTGGGGCAAAACCTGGCAACTTGTGCATAAAGGATCTATATCATTTAGAGGAGATATCTGAGACAGATAACAGTTACCTTCGTTAGGAGGTGGCGGTGGTAGTGCTTGAAATGGATGCGGTATCTTTGGATGCCTTGGTGAAGACCCAACGGGAGACATTTTAGgggaaagaaatggctcttgcAATGGCAAAGATGATATAGAGATAAGCATCAACTATGCATTGGATGAAAAATATAATGTAAGGTTAATGCCTTGATTATGGATTGCATGAAAAGGAAAAATATGACATACTCTTACTTTTAGTTGGTCTAGATGAAGCATCCGGAGAGGGTGCTATTGCAGGAGAATCATGGCTTTCTGGAGATGTTAAAGGCGCAAGAAGTGGCGGGACCGATGATCCTGTAAAGTAGGAATTATCagaatcattttttttttcttttgcaactCCTTTGTTTGTAGAGAGGCAAATGGGTAGCTAACTGAGGATGACTAGAATGATCACAAACCTGCAGTTAACGGTGAATGAGATTGGTGCCTAAGGTTAGTCTTTGGATATGATTTTGTGTGAAACGAAGGAGATGGAGGTATCAATGGACCTTCATTAATTATTGACCAAATTTTTGTCAGTGGCATATATCAGAATGAGGATATCAACTGACATATTTCTCAGGTAAGATACAGAACCTTGTTCAGTTGAAAGATGAGGATGAACTTCATAAGATGACGGAGTGATTGCTGTCATGTTATCTTTTAGGTGGTGATCCCTCTGAAATGAGGTTGAAGGTGCAGATAAAGGAGGATATAATCTTTCCTTGGGGGGAGAATTAAAGAATTTATGAGGAGCATTAGTAGAGGATCCCATGGCTTTGTGTTCAGTAGGAGCTACAAG of Nicotiana tomentosiformis chromosome 7, ASM39032v3, whole genome shotgun sequence contains these proteins:
- the LOC104114212 gene encoding receptor-like serine/threonine-protein kinase ALE2 isoform X3, translating into MGGVWLQLLCLVLEVCVFALVFQGSAGFSLSPSPSASSAIPPIEEGIPSSVSHGKAFRSNAPAPAFELNGTSSPPANVLPPLTSNPVPQPKEALTPSLQPSAPTLLPPSSSAPPAMSSAPPPVASLPDPPIKWNDPAPVLPPSAPKRERAEQPVAVPEAPAPVSSPGRKSPEDAPTKAPPLPGSKPPSESRAPESPLSSIAPAPRGKPHNSLPTVPRNPEVSPSIPPVLNAPAPRGNPENPLPTHPIIPEVSPSVPPVLNAPSPRGKPQKPLPVRPTNPEVSPSIPPVTVAPPPRKLPNNSPPSHPRIPLKPPSSSPVKHDISPVSTLWPSNHHKRASAPVAAPPNGIISQHPAKAPTEHKAMGSSTNAPHKFFNSPPKERLYPPLSAPSTSFQRDHHLKDNMTAITPSSYEVHPHLSTEQGPLIPPSPSFHTKSYPKTNLRHQSHSPLTAGSSVPPLLAPLTSPESHDSPAIAPSPDASSRPTKKPFLSPKMSPVGSSPRHPKIPHPFQALPPPPPNEDCASLACAEPFTNGPPKAPCVCVLPMRVGLRLSVALYTFFPLVSELATEIAVGVFIDPSQVRIMGANSASQYPEKTIVLIDLVPLGEKFDNTTAFLTSQRFWHKQVLIKASLFGDYDVLYVQYPGLPPSPPSAASDIDTIGSRPYPGDNNGRTIHPLGVDVSRQRHKSGPNRSVIAVIVLSASVAVILCCAAAWVLLFRHRDRGCQSDPTPPTTLPSLAKSSGIAASMIGSRPNSPSLSFSSSFAAYTGSARTFSSTEIERATDNFNEARVLGEGGFGRVYSGVLDDGMKVAVKILKRDDQQGGREFLAEVEMLSRLHHRNLVKLIGICIEERSRCLVYELMPNGSVESHLHGVDKEISPLDWHDRMKIALGAARGLAYLHEDSSPRVIHRDFKSSNILLEHDFTPKVSDFGLARAALDEENRHISTRVMGTFGYVAPEYAMTGHLLVKSDVYSYGVVLLELLTGRKPVDMSQPPGQENLVAWARPLLTSEGGGLELIVDSTLGPDFPFDDIVKVAAIASMCVQPEVSHRPFMGEVVQALKLVCSEGEQTKEFVSRSCSRDDLSIDMDARMSTASGQLLNPRSPVSNSDSELDVERGLSMSDLLSPLARFGKKDSSPFRRYSSSGPFRTGKTRRLWQKMRRLSAGSVSEHGMMFGLQPGSH
- the LOC104114212 gene encoding receptor-like serine/threonine-protein kinase ALE2 isoform X7 gives rise to the protein MGGVWLQLLCLVLEVCVFALVFQGSAGFSLSPSPSASSAIPPIEEGIPSSVSHGKAFRSNAPAPAFELNGTSSPPANVLPPLTSNPVPQPKEALTPSLQPSAPTLLPPSSSAPPAMSSAPPPVASLPDPPIKWNDPAPVLPPSAPKRERAEQPVAVPEAPAPVSSPGRKSPEDAPTKAPPLPGSKPPSESRAPESPLSSIAPVVNMPAPRGKPHNSLPTVPRNPEVSPSIPPVKHDISPVSTLWPSNHHKRASAPVAAPPNGIISQHPAKAPTEHKAMGSSTNAPHKFFNSPPKERLYPPLSAPSTSFQRDHHLKDNMTAITPSSYEVHPHLSTEQGPLIPPSPSFHTKSYPKTNLRHQSHSPLTAGSSVPPLLAPLTSPESHDSPAIAPSPDASSRPTKKPFLSPKMSPVGSSPRHPKIPHPFQALPPPPPNEDCASLACAEPFTNGPPKAPCVCVLPMRVGLRLSVALYTFFPLVSELATEIAVGVFIDPSQVRIMGANSASQYPEKTIVLIDLVPLGEKFDNTTAFLTSQRFWHKQVLIKASLFGDYDVLYVQYPGLPPSPPSAASDIDTIGSRPYPGDNNGRTIHPLGVDVSRQRHKSGPNRSVIAVIVLSASVAVILCCAAAWVLLFRHRDRGCQSDPTPPTTLPSLAKSSGIAASMIGSRPNSPSLSFSSSFAAYTGSARTFSSTEIERATDNFNEARVLGEGGFGRVYSGVLDDGMKVAVKILKRDDQQGGREFLAEVEMLSRLHHRNLVKLIGICIEERSRCLVYELMPNGSVESHLHGVDKEISPLDWHDRMKIALGAARGLAYLHEDSSPRVIHRDFKSSNILLEHDFTPKVSDFGLARAALDEENRHISTRVMGTFGYVAPEYAMTGHLLVKSDVYSYGVVLLELLTGRKPVDMSQPPGQENLVAWARPLLTSEGGGLELIVDSTLGPDFPFDDIVKVAAIASMCVQPEVSHRPFMGEVVQALKLVCSEGEQTKEFVSRSCSRDDLSIDMDARMSTASGQLLNPRSPVSNSDSELDVERGLSMSDLLSPLARFGKKDSSPFRRYSSSGPFRTGKTRRLWQKMRRLSAGSVSEHGMMFGLQPGSH
- the LOC104114212 gene encoding receptor-like serine/threonine-protein kinase ALE2 isoform X6; translation: MGGVWLQLLCLVLEVCVFALVFQGSAGFSLSPSPSASSAIPPIEEGIPSSVSHGKAFRSNAPAPAFELNGTSSPPANVLPPLTSNPVPQPKEALTPSLQPSAPTLLPPSSSAPPAMSSAPPPVASLPDPPIKWNDPAPVLPPSAPKRERAEQPVAVPEAPAPVSSPGRKSPEDAPTKAPPLPGSKPPSESRAPESPLSSIAPVVNMPAPRGKPHNSLPTVPRNPEVSPSIPPVTVAPPPRKLPNNSPPSHPRIPLKPPSSSPVKHDISPVSTLWPSNHHKRASAPVAAPPNGIISQHPAKAPTEHKAMGSSTNAPHKFFNSPPKERLYPPLSAPSTSFQRDHHLKDNMTAITPSSYEVHPHLSTEQGPLIPPSPSFHTKSYPKTNLRHQSHSPLTAGSSVPPLLAPLTSPESHDSPAIAPSPDASSRPTKKPFLSPKMSPVGSSPRHPKIPHPFQALPPPPPNEDCASLACAEPFTNGPPKAPCVCVLPMRVGLRLSVALYTFFPLVSELATEIAVGVFIDPSQVRIMGANSASQYPEKTIVLIDLVPLGEKFDNTTAFLTSQRFWHKQVLIKASLFGDYDVLYVQYPGLPPSPPSAASDIDTIGSRPYPGDNNGRTIHPLGVDVSRQRHKSGPNRSVIAVIVLSASVAVILCCAAAWVLLFRHRDRGCQSDPTPPTTLPSLAKSSGIAASMIGSRPNSPSLSFSSSFAAYTGSARTFSSTEIERATDNFNEARVLGEGGFGRVYSGVLDDGMKVAVKILKRDDQQGGREFLAEVEMLSRLHHRNLVKLIGICIEERSRCLVYELMPNGSVESHLHGVDKEISPLDWHDRMKIALGAARGLAYLHEDSSPRVIHRDFKSSNILLEHDFTPKVSDFGLARAALDEENRHISTRVMGTFGYVAPEYAMTGHLLVKSDVYSYGVVLLELLTGRKPVDMSQPPGQENLVAWARPLLTSEGGGLELIVDSTLGPDFPFDDIVKVAAIASMCVQPEVSHRPFMGEVVQALKLVCSEGEQTKEFVSRSCSRDDLSIDMDARMSTASGQLLNPRSPVSNSDSELDVERGLSMSDLLSPLARFGKKDSSPFRRYSSSGPFRTGKTRRLWQKMRRLSAGSVSEHGMMFGLQPGSH
- the LOC104114212 gene encoding receptor-like serine/threonine-protein kinase ALE2 isoform X9 — translated: MGGVWLQLLCLVLEVCVFALVFQGSAGFSLSPSPSASSAIPPIEEGIPSSVSHGKAFRSNAPAPAFELNGTSSPPANVLPPLTSNPVPQPKEALTPSLQPSAPTLLPPSSSAPPAMSSAPPPVASLPDPPIKWNDPAPVLPPSAPKRERAEQPVAVPEAPAPVSSPGRKSPEDAPTKAPPLPGSKPPSESRAPESPLSSIAPVVNMPAPRGKPHNSLPTVPRNPEVSPSIPPVLNAPAPRGNPENPLPTHPIIPEVSPSVPPVLNAPSPRGKPQKPLPVRPTNPEVSPSIPPVTVAPPPRKLPNNSPPSHPRIPLKPPSSSPVKHDISPVSTLWPSNHHKRASAPVAAPPNGIISQHPAKGSSVPPLLAPLTSPESHDSPAIAPSPDASSRPTKKPFLSPKMSPVGSSPRHPKIPHPFQALPPPPPNEDCASLACAEPFTNGPPKAPCVCVLPMRVGLRLSVALYTFFPLVSELATEIAVGVFIDPSQVRIMGANSASQYPEKTIVLIDLVPLGEKFDNTTAFLTSQRFWHKQVLIKASLFGDYDVLYVQYPGLPPSPPSAASDIDTIGSRPYPGDNNGRTIHPLGVDVSRQRHKSGPNRSVIAVIVLSASVAVILCCAAAWVLLFRHRDRGCQSDPTPPTTLPSLAKSSGIAASMIGSRPNSPSLSFSSSFAAYTGSARTFSSTEIERATDNFNEARVLGEGGFGRVYSGVLDDGMKVAVKILKRDDQQGGREFLAEVEMLSRLHHRNLVKLIGICIEERSRCLVYELMPNGSVESHLHGVDKEISPLDWHDRMKIALGAARGLAYLHEDSSPRVIHRDFKSSNILLEHDFTPKVSDFGLARAALDEENRHISTRVMGTFGYVAPEYAMTGHLLVKSDVYSYGVVLLELLTGRKPVDMSQPPGQENLVAWARPLLTSEGGGLELIVDSTLGPDFPFDDIVKVAAIASMCVQPEVSHRPFMGEVVQALKLVCSEGEQTKEFVSRSCSRDDLSIDMDARMSTASGQLLNPRSPVSNSDSELDVERGLSMSDLLSPLARFGKKDSSPFRRYSSSGPFRTGKTRRLWQKMRRLSAGSVSEHGMMFGLQPGSH
- the LOC104114212 gene encoding receptor-like serine/threonine-protein kinase ALE2 isoform X10; translated protein: MGGVWLQLLCLVLEVCVFALVFQGSAGFSLSPSPSASSAIPPIEEGIPSSVSHGKAFRSNAPAPAFELNGTSSPPANVLPPLTSNPVPQPKEALTPSLQPSAPTLLPPSSSAPPAMSSAPPPVASLPDPPIKWNDPAPVLPPSAPKRERAEQPVAVPEAPAPVSSPGRKSPEDAPTKAPPLPGSKPPSESRAPESPLSSIAPVVNMPAPRGKPHNSLPTVPRNPEVSPSIPPVLNAPAPRGNPENPLPTHPIIPEVSPSVPPVKHDISPVSTLWPSNHHKRASAPVAAPPNGIISQHPAKGSSVPPLLAPLTSPESHDSPAIAPSPDASSRPTKKPFLSPKMSPVGSSPRHPKIPHPFQALPPPPPNEDCASLACAEPFTNGPPKAPCVCVLPMRVGLRLSVALYTFFPLVSELATEIAVGVFIDPSQVRIMGANSASQYPEKTIVLIDLVPLGEKFDNTTAFLTSQRFWHKQVLIKASLFGDYDVLYVQYPGLPPSPPSAASDIDTIGSRPYPGDNNGRTIHPLGVDVSRQRHKSGPNRSVIAVIVLSASVAVILCCAAAWVLLFRHRDRGCQSDPTPPTTLPSLAKSSGIAASMIGSRPNSPSLSFSSSFAAYTGSARTFSSTEIERATDNFNEARVLGEGGFGRVYSGVLDDGMKVAVKILKRDDQQGGREFLAEVEMLSRLHHRNLVKLIGICIEERSRCLVYELMPNGSVESHLHGVDKEISPLDWHDRMKIALGAARGLAYLHEDSSPRVIHRDFKSSNILLEHDFTPKVSDFGLARAALDEENRHISTRVMGTFGYVAPEYAMTGHLLVKSDVYSYGVVLLELLTGRKPVDMSQPPGQENLVAWARPLLTSEGGGLELIVDSTLGPDFPFDDIVKVAAIASMCVQPEVSHRPFMGEVVQALKLVCSEGEQTKEFVSRSCSRDDLSIDMDARMSTASGQLLNPRSPVSNSDSELDVERGLSMSDLLSPLARFGKKDSSPFRRYSSSGPFRTGKTRRLWQKMRRLSAGSVSEHGMMFGLQPGSH